From a region of the Lactuca sativa cultivar Salinas chromosome 4, Lsat_Salinas_v11, whole genome shotgun sequence genome:
- the LOC111877890 gene encoding vegetative cell wall protein gp1 — translation MFDTEIYTVDTLVSQPVTPSPFCPRYSPQPPLLPPPFDFPPDCPAPELSPLPPLPPFPPLMEPPFPPPPDNFPPDYSPPVHHPELPPPRPLTPRVRWLPLPPLPALPPLPELPPLPALPPFPNIPPLLQFPPTLPPLPALPPLPALPPLPALPPLPSLPPFPALPPWSELPPVHESPPLLSLPPIQPPTPERRPRWSAMPPLHEPPPFLSWPPTQPSVPERRPRRSSLPPLQESPPFMSFPPTQPPVPARPRWSVLPPLLELPPLQPLPPPLPPLPALPPLPELPPLPPMPAKPFFEASACSYQMWMLPQHKCYWKVMNPDLKVELVFGPLASIRYGRNMTIYESMYGRRDPYRTLLREGTTALLNSYSSIVFAYEPHDIVHRLNWALMEDTVEQVLAAAKRFMKANSGATGNVTCKFTTCT, via the exons ATGTTTGATACTGAAATTTACACGGTAGATACTTTGGTTAGTCAACCTGTCACGCCTTCTCCTTTTTGCCCTCGATACTCACCGCAACCACCACTATTGCCTCCTCCGTTCGACTTTCCTCCTGACTGTCCAGCTCCTGAATTGTCACCATTGCCTCCATTGCCTCCTTTCCCGCCACTGATGGAGCCCCCGTTTCCTCCTCCTCCAGATAACTTTCCACCTGACTATTCGCCGCCGGTGCACCATCCTGAATTGCCTCCACCACGACCGTTGACTCCACGAGTGCGCTGGCTGCCATTGCCTCCGTTGCCTGCACTGCCGCCATTACCTGAATTGCCACCATTGCCTGCACTGCCACCATTTCCTAATATACCTCCATTGTTGCAATTTCCACCGACACTTCCACCGTTACCGGCATTACCACCTTTACCTGCACTACCCCCGTTGCCTGCACTACCTCCGTTACCATCCCTGCCACCGTTTCCTGCACTACCGCCATGGTCTGAACTGCCGCCAGTGCATGAGTCGCCCCCATTGCTGTCCTTGCCTCCGATACAACCACCGACCCCTGAACGACGACCACGGTGGTCTGCAATGCCACCATTGCATGAGCCACCTCCATTTCTTTCCTGGCCACCAACACAACCGTCGGTACCTGAACGAAGGCCACGACGGTCTTCATTGCCGCCATTACAAGAGTCACCTCCATTTATGTCCTTTCCACCGACACAGCCGCCAGTACCTGCACGGCCACGGTGGTCCGTATTGCCACCATTGCTTGAGTTGCCTCCATTGCAGCCCTTGCCTCCACCATTACCACCACTACCTGCATTGCCGCCATTGCCTGAGTTACCTCCGTTGCCTCCCATGCCAGCCAAGCCGTTCTTTGAAGCTTCAGCTTGTTCATACCA AATGTGGATGCTGCCTCAACACAAATGCTATTGGAAAGTGATGAACCCAGACCTAAAAGTAGAACTTGTGTTTGGGCCATTGGCTTCAATAAGATATGGCAGAAACATGACGATATATGAAAGCATGTATGGAAGACGAGATCCTTATCGGACACTTTTAAGGGAAGGAACAACTGCTCTCTTGAATTCTTATAGTAGCATCGTGTTTGCTTATGAACCTCATGATATCGTCCATCGACTAAATTGGGCACTTATGGAAGACACTGTAGAACAAGTTCTTGCAGCCGCTAAACGCTTCATGAAGGCAAACTCTGGAGCAACCGGGAATGTTACATGCAAATTTACAACATGCACATGA